The following coding sequences lie in one Arachis hypogaea cultivar Tifrunner chromosome 4, arahy.Tifrunner.gnm2.J5K5, whole genome shotgun sequence genomic window:
- the LOC112796057 gene encoding heavy metal-associated isoprenylated plant protein 47 isoform X2, giving the protein MQQKIVMKVQMKCDKCRAKALTVASGTNGVDFVGIEGKEKDEVVVIGDNVDAAKLTGSMRKKVGHTDLIMVAELKPK; this is encoded by the exons atgcaGCAAAAGATTGTGATGAAGGTGCAAATGAAGTGCGACAAGTGTAGGGCTAAAGCACTCACCGTTGCTTCAGGAACAAACG GTGTGGATTTTGTGGGAatagaagggaaagaaaaagatgaagtggtggtgattggggaTAATGTGGATGCAGCCAAATTAACAGGCTCTATGAGGAAAAAAGTTGGACACACTGATCTTATCATGGTTGCTGAGCTTAAAcccaaataa
- the LOC112796057 gene encoding heavy metal-associated isoprenylated plant protein 47 isoform X1: MKQKIVMKVQMKCDKCRAKALTVASGTNGVDFVGIEGKEKDEVVVIGDNVDAAKLTGSMRKKVGHTDLIMVAELKPK, from the exons ATGAAG CAAAAGATTGTGATGAAGGTGCAAATGAAGTGCGACAAGTGTAGGGCTAAAGCACTCACCGTTGCTTCAGGAACAAACG GTGTGGATTTTGTGGGAatagaagggaaagaaaaagatgaagtggtggtgattggggaTAATGTGGATGCAGCCAAATTAACAGGCTCTATGAGGAAAAAAGTTGGACACACTGATCTTATCATGGTTGCTGAGCTTAAAcccaaataa